In the genome of Fluviispira vulneris, one region contains:
- the choX gene encoding choline ABC transporter substrate-binding protein, producing the protein MRKICFFISVALNFFIPKTYANQNCKAIRISDVGWTDITATTSVANLLLKSMGYEVKEKNLSLQITFNSLKNNDIDVFLGAWLPSMSTILEPYEKNKQIEKIGTLLQNANYTLAVPSYVYDAGVQSIADLAKYNDKFQTKIFAIEPGNDGNKNIQKMIDDNAYGLKNWKMVESSEQAMLMQVYSAYKSKKWIVFLGWQPHPMNTKINMKFLKGGENYFGPDQGKSTVHTITRKNFALDCPNLANFLKNIQFTVKNENELMDMILYKNIEPKKAAEIWLKQNLPTVEKWIVNVNNFDGTKTTLQTIEKNLFNSQK; encoded by the coding sequence ATGCGTAAAATCTGTTTCTTTATTTCAGTTGCTTTAAATTTCTTCATCCCAAAAACATATGCTAATCAAAATTGTAAAGCAATCCGTATTTCCGACGTTGGCTGGACTGATATAACAGCAACAACTTCGGTTGCTAATTTACTTTTAAAATCAATGGGATATGAAGTTAAAGAAAAAAATCTTTCCTTGCAAATTACATTTAATAGTCTCAAAAACAACGATATTGATGTTTTTTTGGGCGCCTGGCTTCCCTCAATGTCTACAATTTTAGAACCTTATGAAAAAAATAAACAGATAGAAAAAATTGGGACTCTTTTACAGAACGCAAATTACACTTTAGCAGTCCCAAGCTATGTCTATGATGCAGGCGTACAAAGTATAGCGGATCTGGCAAAATATAATGATAAATTTCAAACTAAAATTTTTGCAATCGAACCAGGAAATGATGGTAACAAAAATATACAAAAAATGATTGATGACAATGCTTATGGATTAAAAAATTGGAAAATGGTTGAATCAAGTGAACAAGCTATGCTTATGCAGGTTTACAGTGCATATAAAAGCAAAAAATGGATTGTTTTTTTGGGTTGGCAACCACATCCAATGAATACAAAAATCAATATGAAGTTTTTAAAAGGAGGAGAAAATTACTTTGGACCGGATCAAGGTAAATCCACAGTCCACACAATAACTCGCAAAAATTTCGCTTTAGATTGCCCAAATTTAGCTAATTTTTTAAAAAATATTCAATTCACAGTTAAAAATGAAAACGAATTAATGGACATGATTTTATATAAAAATATCGAACCCAAAAAAGCAGCTGAAATTTGGTTAAAACAAAATTTACCCACTGTAGAAAAATGGATCGTAAATGTAAATAATTTCGATGGAACGAAGACAACTCTTCAAACGATTGAAAAAAATCTTTTTAATTCACAAAAATAA
- a CDS encoding ABC transporter permease, which yields MHMQKLPIGLWAQEGVNFLTKIFESQFRFFSESISGIIEHVISILMWFPVWSFIVINLVIIYIFNRSLKNILLIGFCFFAIFNLGYWEETLETLTLVLFATITSIVIGVPLGILCAHHHFIYSFMRPILDLMQTIPTFVYLIPTLMLFGLGMAPGLISTIIFAMPAVIRLTYLGVQSVPTSLLEVADSFGASTRKKLFSVEIPYAWQSIKTGVSQCMMLSLSMVVVAALVGADGLGKPVVQALNTVNIAKGIEAGMSIVLLAILLDRIFSHSERKLGATK from the coding sequence ATGCACATGCAAAAACTTCCCATTGGGCTTTGGGCACAAGAGGGAGTGAATTTTCTGACAAAAATTTTTGAAAGTCAATTTCGCTTTTTCTCTGAGTCAATTTCCGGAATTATTGAACATGTTATATCAATTTTAATGTGGTTTCCTGTATGGTCATTTATTGTTATTAACTTAGTCATTATTTACATTTTCAATCGCAGTCTAAAAAATATTCTTCTTATAGGATTTTGTTTTTTTGCCATTTTTAATTTGGGTTATTGGGAAGAAACTTTAGAAACGTTGACCCTCGTCCTTTTTGCCACAATTACGTCTATCGTGATTGGTGTTCCTTTAGGTATTCTCTGTGCACATCACCATTTTATTTATTCTTTTATGCGACCTATTCTCGATCTAATGCAAACAATTCCTACTTTTGTTTATTTAATCCCGACCTTAATGCTTTTTGGATTAGGGATGGCTCCAGGACTTATTTCTACAATTATCTTTGCCATGCCTGCAGTTATTCGTCTAACTTATCTGGGTGTACAAAGCGTTCCAACATCATTACTTGAAGTCGCTGATTCCTTTGGTGCGAGCACACGTAAAAAACTTTTTTCAGTTGAAATTCCTTATGCATGGCAATCGATAAAAACAGGAGTCTCGCAGTGCATGATGCTCTCACTTTCTATGGTTGTGGTGGCCGCTCTTGTGGGCGCAGATGGTCTTGGAAAACCTGTAGTGCAAGCACTTAACACTGTCAATATTGCAAAAGGAATCGAAGCAGGGATGAGTATTGTCTTGCTTGCTATTTTACTCGATCGCATTTTTTCCCATTCGGAGCGGAAATTGGGGGCTACAAAATGA
- a CDS encoding quaternary amine ABC transporter ATP-binding protein, producing MIEHFSIKQLDLVFGKKINKAFQALDAGKSREEIQQELQQTVAVSNANFIVYKGEILVIMGLSGSGKSSLLRCLNGMNGRNIGKIRGQILFFDSNKNEKIDITQCPKSSLREIRKHQVSMVFQQFGLMPWRTVAENVAFPLEIQGIKHQERLKQVEEKLAIVGLEKWKNHYPHELSGGMQQRVGLARAFITQAEVLLMDEPFSALDPLIRKQLQDEILDLQQKLKKTIVFVTHDFSEALKIGSRIAIMDSGKILQIGKPQEIIENPACANVKKFTEDIKASHVFLN from the coding sequence ATGATTGAACATTTTAGTATTAAGCAACTCGATCTTGTTTTTGGCAAAAAAATAAATAAAGCTTTTCAAGCATTAGATGCTGGTAAATCTAGAGAAGAAATCCAACAGGAATTACAGCAAACAGTTGCTGTTAGCAATGCTAATTTCATCGTTTATAAAGGTGAAATTTTAGTCATAATGGGATTATCTGGCTCAGGAAAGTCCTCTTTGTTACGTTGTTTAAACGGCATGAACGGAAGAAATATTGGTAAAATTCGCGGCCAGATTCTCTTTTTTGATTCTAATAAAAATGAGAAAATTGACATAACCCAATGCCCAAAAAGTAGCCTTAGAGAAATCAGAAAACATCAAGTCTCAATGGTTTTTCAACAATTTGGTTTAATGCCATGGCGAACAGTAGCTGAAAATGTTGCGTTCCCTTTAGAAATACAAGGTATAAAACATCAAGAACGCCTTAAACAAGTTGAAGAAAAACTAGCAATCGTTGGACTTGAAAAATGGAAAAATCATTATCCGCATGAGCTCTCTGGTGGGATGCAACAAAGAGTCGGACTTGCTCGAGCATTTATCACCCAAGCCGAAGTTTTATTAATGGATGAACCTTTTTCAGCACTCGATCCTCTTATCCGCAAGCAACTACAAGATGAAATTTTAGATTTGCAGCAAAAATTAAAAAAAACAATTGTTTTTGTTACCCATGATTTTTCCGAAGCTTTAAAAATTGGATCGCGTATAGCAATCATGGATTCGGGAAAAATATTACAAATTGGTAAACCACAAGAAATAATTGAAAATCCAGCATGTGCAAATGTTAAAAAATTTACAGAAGATATTAAAGCAAGCCATGTATTTTTAAATTAA
- the betA gene encoding choline dehydrogenase yields the protein MSVKHYDFIIIGGGSAGCVLANRLSTNPSHKVCVLEAGRPDYIWDIFIHMPAGLMYPLGNKLYDWCYYTDPEPFMNNRRVFHGRGKVLGGSSSINGMIYIRGNPMDYEKWSKDPGMETWDYKHCLPYFSRAETRMIGADAYHGFSGPLLLETGPCENPLFKAFFEAVQEAGYPLTDDVNGFRQEGFGRFDRNINRGRRLSAARAYVHPVRRKRPNLSIKCRALTTRILFEGDRAVGVEYMRYGKIHKIYAGEIICCGGAINSPQVLQLSGIGNAEELKTLGIKVVQDLPGVGQNLQDHLEVYIQHACKLPVSMYPALKWWNKPKIGFQWLFQRKGPAASNHFEAGGFIRSNEDVNYPNLQFHFLPLAVRYDGTSPSGGHGYQVHVGPMNSDARGHIKIRSTDPREHPSMQFNYLSTEQDRREWVEAVRCARKILNQAALDEFNGGEISPGKQYETDEEILEWVKKDAETALHPSCTCKMGTDSMAVVDPKTLEVHGVKNLRVVDASVMPYVTNGNIYAPVMMIAEKSADIILGNTPLPASSAPFYLK from the coding sequence ATGAGTGTGAAGCATTATGATTTTATCATTATTGGTGGTGGATCTGCTGGCTGTGTGCTGGCAAATCGTTTGAGCACCAATCCATCGCACAAAGTCTGTGTACTTGAAGCAGGTCGCCCAGATTATATTTGGGATATTTTTATACATATGCCTGCAGGCCTTATGTATCCTTTAGGTAACAAATTATATGACTGGTGTTATTACACTGATCCAGAACCATTTATGAACAATCGAAGAGTTTTTCATGGTCGAGGAAAAGTACTAGGAGGATCAAGCTCGATTAACGGGATGATTTATATCCGAGGCAATCCTATGGATTATGAGAAATGGAGCAAAGATCCAGGAATGGAAACATGGGACTATAAACACTGTCTGCCATATTTTAGCCGCGCAGAAACGCGTATGATCGGCGCCGATGCCTATCACGGTTTTTCTGGACCTTTACTGCTTGAGACCGGCCCTTGCGAAAACCCATTGTTCAAAGCATTTTTTGAAGCAGTGCAAGAAGCAGGTTACCCATTAACCGATGATGTCAACGGATTTCGTCAAGAAGGTTTTGGCCGATTCGATCGCAATATCAATCGTGGCAGAAGACTTTCCGCTGCCAGAGCTTATGTGCATCCTGTCCGCAGAAAACGTCCCAATTTAAGTATAAAATGCAGAGCTCTTACCACTCGGATACTTTTTGAAGGAGATCGTGCTGTGGGAGTTGAATATATGCGCTATGGAAAAATTCATAAAATATATGCAGGGGAAATTATTTGCTGCGGAGGCGCAATCAATTCCCCTCAAGTTTTACAACTATCAGGTATAGGCAATGCTGAGGAATTAAAAACCCTTGGTATTAAAGTGGTTCAAGATTTACCCGGCGTCGGACAAAATCTTCAAGATCACTTAGAGGTATATATACAACATGCATGTAAATTACCTGTGAGTATGTATCCTGCTCTCAAATGGTGGAATAAACCTAAAATTGGTTTTCAGTGGCTTTTTCAACGCAAAGGTCCAGCAGCATCCAACCATTTTGAAGCTGGTGGATTTATTCGCAGCAACGAAGACGTGAACTATCCCAATTTGCAATTTCACTTTCTCCCTCTAGCTGTTCGCTACGATGGCACCTCACCCTCAGGGGGGCATGGATACCAAGTGCATGTTGGCCCAATGAACTCCGATGCACGTGGTCATATTAAAATCCGCTCTACTGATCCCCGCGAACATCCAAGTATGCAGTTTAATTATCTTTCTACTGAGCAAGATCGGAGAGAGTGGGTTGAAGCCGTGCGCTGTGCCCGTAAAATTCTCAACCAAGCTGCTCTCGATGAGTTCAATGGTGGAGAAATTTCCCCAGGAAAACAATATGAAACAGATGAAGAAATATTAGAGTGGGTTAAAAAAGATGCGGAAACAGCACTGCATCCTTCATGCACTTGTAAAATGGGCACCGATTCAATGGCCGTAGTTGATCCCAAAACCCTTGAAGTGCATGGAGTCAAAAATTTACGTGTTGTTGATGCATCTGTTATGCCCTATGTCACAAACGGAAACATTTATGCACCTGTCATGATGATAGCAGAAAAGTCAGCGGATATTATTCTCGGAAATACACCTCTCCCAGCCTCCTCTGCTCCATTTTATCTAAAATAA
- a CDS encoding sucrase ferredoxin: MFTENMECSLATRQSREDIVCSVSPVDVQISIELQEPWASVPGKSEAFLHHKHLFEILPIFFKEKIRSAVNHFAQNEFSVEYHTRVFYFQRTEDEFSPFKKIEMLVPNSEFKDAVLALKEYQLEKKEHYKKWQVKGTEHFHELFICTHGERDHCCGKYGLAVYEKFREENKKSGNPLFRIWKSSHIGGHRFAPTFFEAPCMRWYGLFNLENIPQFLQRDKNYFTIDNNYRGMSGINNSFAQFAEKELFKKHAWRWDLAQNKKYEVALSEDCQSAKVIFYFTMEGNPAQQKCKYEICFDKLISGIASCGSDDIKTLKQYKVIEITE, translated from the coding sequence ATGTTTACAGAAAATATGGAATGTTCGCTCGCAACCCGTCAGAGTCGAGAAGATATTGTTTGCTCCGTTTCCCCTGTTGACGTCCAAATCTCAATCGAATTGCAAGAACCTTGGGCTTCTGTGCCGGGTAAATCGGAAGCATTTTTGCATCACAAACACCTATTTGAAATTCTTCCTATATTTTTTAAAGAGAAAATAAGAAGCGCTGTTAATCACTTTGCCCAAAACGAATTCTCCGTTGAATATCATACTCGTGTCTTTTATTTTCAAAGAACAGAGGATGAATTTTCTCCTTTTAAAAAAATTGAAATGCTCGTACCAAACTCAGAATTTAAGGATGCAGTTCTTGCGCTGAAAGAATATCAATTGGAAAAAAAAGAACATTACAAAAAATGGCAAGTCAAGGGAACAGAACATTTCCATGAATTATTTATTTGCACGCACGGTGAAAGAGATCACTGTTGCGGAAAATATGGTCTTGCAGTTTATGAAAAATTCAGGGAAGAAAATAAAAAAAGTGGGAATCCTTTATTTCGCATATGGAAGTCATCACATATAGGTGGCCATCGTTTTGCACCGACTTTTTTTGAAGCTCCATGTATGCGTTGGTATGGATTATTTAATTTGGAAAATATACCGCAATTTCTCCAGAGAGATAAAAATTATTTTACTATAGATAATAATTATAGAGGTATGAGTGGAATAAATAATTCTTTTGCACAATTTGCTGAGAAAGAACTATTTAAAAAACACGCTTGGCGGTGGGATCTTGCACAAAATAAAAAGTATGAGGTTGCTTTAAGCGAAGATTGTCAATCAGCCAAAGTGATATTTTATTTTACAATGGAAGGAAATCCTGCTCAGCAAAAATGCAAGTATGAAATCTGTTTTGACAAACTGATTTCGGGCATAGCTAGCTGTGGCTCTGACGATATCAAAACCCTCAAGCAGTATAAAGTTATTGAAATTACTGAATAA